A part of Caretta caretta isolate rCarCar2 chromosome 1, rCarCar1.hap1, whole genome shotgun sequence genomic DNA contains:
- the TGDS gene encoding dTDP-D-glucose 4,6-dehydratase isoform X1 yields MQMEQFLEGVPEEIERYILDGKPKTVIEAGEIGARWVEVAEKKKTGRSWSGDQKGPPQTTPYYRGPPKAPPTSQGTLQTPYRPTTPFSSNPPRPSDPSAGRCFKCNELGHVKANCPKNPNRLQFIAPESHQRSTGPDTSQIPLERRETVSVGGKKVTAWRDTGAQVSAIHASLVDPNLINPEIQVTIQPFKSNSFNLPTAKLPVQYKGWSGMWTFAVYDDYPIPMLLGEDLANHVKQAKRVGMVTRSQAKQAVRPSSVPETSIKSQSEVMDPDPRPMSATAVVDPVPETQTEPVPEPEPAKQPTPDPVPALNPVLATSTPEGPTEPELAAADNPTQEAQPEPESQHSAPAESGSQSTETAPSPISLPEGPSLGPQSHEELMSPASREQFQTEQEADESLQRAWTAARSNPPPLSSSNRSRELKVCQFTAQGGDDAEWPKGVYYEGKCGGGMEEVNLSMTLGRMQRQQIQELCTSYAPTFSATPGLTERAYHSIDTGNAHPIRVQPYRVSPQAKTAIEREIQDMLQMGVIRPSESAWASPVVLVPKPDGEIRFCVDYRKLNAVTRPDNYPMPRTDELLEKLGRAQFISTLDLTKGYWQVPLDESAKERSAFITHLGLYEFNVLPFGLRNAPATFQRLVDGLLAGLGEYAVAYLDDVAIFSDSWADHLEHLQKVLERIREAGLTVKAKKCQIGLNRVTYLGHQVGQGTISPLQAKVDAIQKWPVPKSKKQVQSFLGLAGYYRRFVPHYSQIAAPLTDLTKKKQPNAVQWTGKCQKAFNKLKATLMSDPVLRAPDFDKPFLVTTDASERGVGAVLMQKGPDQEFHPVVFLSKKLSERESNWSVTEKECYAIVYALEKLRPYVWGRRFHLQTDHVALKWLHTVKETNKKLLRWSLALQDFDFDIQHISGASNKVADALSRESFPESTG; encoded by the coding sequence atgcaaatggaacaattcttagagggtgttcctgaggaaatagaaagatacatcctagacgggaagcccaaaactgtaatcgaggcaggagagattggagccagatgggtggaggtggcagagaagaagaaaactggtcgcagttggagtggagaccagaagggaccaccccagaccacaccctattaccgggggccgcccaaagccccacctacctcccaaggaaccctccagaccccttatcgtcccaccaccccgttctccagcaaccctcctcgccccagtgacccgtcagctggacgatgttttaagtgtaatgagctggggcatgtaaaggccaactgccccaagaaccccaacagattacagttcattgcaccggaatcacaccagaggtccacaggcccagatacctcccagatacccttggagcggagggaaactgtgagtgtgggcgggaagaaggtcaccgcgtggagggacaccggagcacaagtgtcagctatccatgcttccttagtggaccccaatttaatcaacccagagatccaagtgacgattcaacccttcaagtccaactctttcaatttgcctacagccaagttgcctgtccagtacaagggctggtcaggaatgtggacttttgcagtctatgatgattatcccatccccatgctgttgggggaagacttggccaatcatgtgaagcaggccaagagggtgggaatggtcacccgcagccaggctaaacaagccgtgaggcctagctctgttccggaaacttctatcaagtcccagtcagaggtgatggacccggaccccaggccaatgtctgcaacagcagtagtggatccagtcccagagacccagacggaaccagtcccagaaccggaaccagccaaacaaccaacaccagaccccgtgccagcactgaatccagtacttgcaacctcaacaccagagggccccaccgaacctgaactggcagcagccgataaccctacacaagaggctcagccggagcctgaatcccaacatagtgcaccagcggagagcggttcacagtcaacagaaacagctccatcccctatatcgcttccagagggaccaagcctaggtccacaatcccatgaggaactgatgtctccagcatcaagggaacagttccagaccgaacaggaagcagatgaaagcctccagagagcttggacggcggcacggagcaacccaccgcctctcagctcttctaatcgatccagagaattaaaggtttgtcagtttacagcccagggaggagacgacgctgagtggcccaaaggtgtctactacgaagggaaatgtggtggtggtatggaagaggtgaacctctccatgacccttgggcgtatgcagcgacagcagatccaggagctgtgcactagctacgcgccaacgttctcagccaccccaggactgactgaacgggcataccactccattgacacaggtaatgctcacccaattagggttcaaccttaccgggtgtctcctcaagctaaaactgctatagaacgggagatccaggatatgttacagatgggggtaatccgcccctctgaaagtgcatgggcatctccagtggttctagttcccaaaccagatggggaaatacgtttttgcgtggactaccgtaagctaaatgctgtaactcgcccagacaactatccaatgccacgcacagatgaactattagagaaactgggacgggcccagttcatctctaccttggacttaaccaaggggtactggcaggtaccgctagatgaatctgccaaggaaaggtcagccttcatcacacatctcgggctgtatgaatttaatgtactccctttcgggctgcgaaatgcacccgccactttccaaagacttgtagatggtctcctagcgggattaggagaatatgcagtcgcctaccttgacgatgtggccatattttcggattcctgggcagaccacctggaacatctacaaaaagtccttgagcgcataagggaggcaggactaactgttaaggctaagaagtgtcaaataggcctaaacagagtgacttaccttggacaccaggtgggtcaaggaactatcagccccctacaggccaaagtggatgctatccaaaagtggcctgtcccaaagtcaaagaaacaggttcaatccttcttaggcttggctggttattacagacgatttgtaccgcactacagccaaatcgctgccccactgacagacctaaccaaaaagaaacagccaaatgctgttcagtggaccggaaagtgtcagaaggcctttaacaagcttaaagcgacactcatgtctgaccctgtactaagggccccagactttgacaaaccgttcctagtaaccacagatgcatctgagcgtggtgtgggagcagttttaatgcagaaaggacctgatcaagaattccaccctgtagtgtttctcagcaaaaaactgtctgagagggaaagcaactggtcagtcactgaaaaagaatgttacgccattgtctacgccctggaaaagctacgcccatatgtttggggacggcgtttccacctgcaaaccgaccatgttgcactgaagtggcttcacaccgtcaaggaaactaacaaaaaacttcttcggtggagtttagctctccaagattttgatttcgacatccaacacatctcaggagcttctaacaaagtggctgatgcactctcccgtgaaagtttcccagaatcaactggttaa